GAGAACGTGATCCAGCAGATGATTCCGGTCCTGGTGCCGCCAAGCGGCTCTTCGAGGGTCTACGCCTACGGCCAGACCGTCGTTCTCGACACGACGGTCGATGGTCAGGATTCGGCACTGGTTCCCCTCCGCAGCGGCACGAAGGTCGAATCGGTCGCTCCGGCGTACCTGGCGAACCTGATCATCTGCGAGCACGAGAGTGGGGGCGTGACCATTCAGTTCAGCTTCCCGCCCAAGGCGCTGGCGGTGCTGCTGAACGCCGAGCCGCTCAGCCGGGCGCTCACCCGGATCGATCTGTACGCCCGGCGCCCCCTCTTCTCAAGCGACTTCACACTCCTCGGTCCCGGATACCACCCGAAGTACCGGATTTTGATCCACGGACCGGAGATCGAACCCGACCTCGAACCCTTGGCAAACGCCGCCGCGGCGCTCGACCGACTGCTGCCGCTGCTGCGCGAACTGCTTAGCGACTTCTGCTTCCGGGAACCGGCCGATCTGACCAACTACCTGGGCCTGATGCTGACCGGGCTCCTGATCAACCACTTCGTGATCTGCCTCAAGGGGGTGGCTTTGGTCGACGGCAACCAACCAGGCGTGGGCAAAACGCTCCTGATGCGGGTGCTGGGGGTCGTCATGGACGGGGTTGACCCGAACCTGATCCACTACACCCCGGACGAGGAGGAACTTCAGAAACGGACCTGTGCCACGCTCCGCCCGGGTCGGCAGACGGCACTCATCTACGACAACGCGAAGCAGCCCAGTGGTACACCGATCAGCAGCCCGACTATCGAGGCGAACTCGATGGCTCCGGAGATCTCGCTACGCATCCTTGGAGTCTCCGAAAACTACGTGCGCCCCAACGACGTGATTTGGGCAATCACGATGAACCAAACGCGGGTGAGCCCTGACCTGATGAGCCGCGGATTGCCCATCCGACTGGCCCACGACGGCCCGCCCGAAAAGCGTGTCTTCACTGGCCCGGACCCGATCGAGTTCGCCCGCGAACACCGCCTCGGGATTCTCGCCGAACTGGCGGGCTTCGTAGTCCGCTGGAACCAAGCGGGCCGGCCCGAAGGCAGCCGCTCCCACCGGTGCCACCGGTGGGCCAAGATCATTGGTGGCATCCTCGAAGTGAACGAGTTCCCCGATTTCCTGGCCAACTACGAGGAGGCGTCGGGCACATTCAACGCGGAGTTGGAAGACCTGACTCTGCTCATTGAGGCGGTACTGGCTCAGCCCGAGGGGCCGTTCGTGGTCGTCGAACCACCGGAGGATGACCAGTGACACAGAAACCGAACCCGGCACGGGCGCTGCCCGCGGCGAAGTGGGTGCCGATCCTCGACGCCGCCGGGCTTACCCCACAGGCCTTCGCCGACGCGAAGACGCCGCACGCCAGGGCGATCAAGATCGGCCAGTGGCTCAGTGCTAAGGTCGGTCGTGAGACGCCCGTGCACGTCGGCGGCAGGAACGGTACGGCCGTGCTCCGCGTGATAGGCGCGCGGGCGAACGAGAAGCGGTACTACTTCGAGGTCACATGGGACAGCGCTGCACCGGCCGCGCTGCCTCCGCCGCCCAAAGGGGAACCGTCCAAGACCAAGAAGAAACCGAAGCAGAATGAGAAACACAAGGCGAAGGCCAGGCCGTCGGCCAAACATAAGCATAAGGCCGGCAACGACGAGGCGTGGTAGCGCGATACTCAGGGACGAACATGATTGCGGTTGGTGAATGTGGTGAATAGGTACGAGCCTCCCCAAAAGCGAGCGGGGAGTCCCGCCACACGGTGGGGCTTCGGCGCGGACCAACGCGGCTCCTATTCACCTCATTCACCACTTCTCGGCGCAACACCCTGACCCATCGACTGATTTTACACGACCATTGTTCCCACGAAATATTCACGCGAGGTGGTATGGACGTCGAATTCGGAGAGCGAACTTACCCGTTTCGCCCTTGGAAGCCAGAACTAGGGCAGGTCTTAACGCGGACGTTCAGCTTCGACTGCGAGACCACGATGATTGACTGGGAGCGACACTGGATCACCCCGGCGTACATCATCGGCGCTGCGTTCGATGGAAAACAGGGCTACTTCGTCTCTCGCGAACATGTGGCGGCGTTCTGGAACGCCCACGACGAAGCCGGCGCGGTCTTCCACAACGCCGCCTTCGACCTCGACGTGATCCGATTGGTCGCTCCCGAATTGGACGTGTACGCGAAGGTGGATGCCGATTTGGTCTGGGACACGTGGCTCCTCCACAGGCTCTACGCACTCGCGATTGAGGGTCACACCGCGGGCAACGAGGGGCAGGCGACACTGGAAGCCTGCGCCGAGCGATATCTGGACATCAACCTTCCGAAGGACGTGATTGATGATTCTGGGCAACTGGTCCGCACGTCCTACGGTCAGTGGCTGAACAAGCCACTCGCCAAAATGTCGGCGGTGTACCTGGAGTACCTGGCCAAAGATGCGATCGCCACGCGACAGGTGTTTAAGAGACTCACCAAGAAAATCGACGAGTTGTTGGGTGATTGTCGCGGTGTCTGGGGGTACGTGTCCGACGAGTGGTCCCACGAGTGCCGAGAGCGCTGGGGGCCACTCACCCACCACATCCAGTTGCGCGCTGCGATCGTACTGAAGGAGATCACGCGCAATGGGCTGCACATCGACCTTGCGAGGCGGGACGAGGCCGTCCCCATGCTGAAGGCCCAGCGGGACGAGGTCGAGTCTCACCTTCGCGACCAGGGCGTTCTCACCAAGGGAAAAGGATCACAAAAGGCGTTGCAAACCAAGCTCCAGAAACTGGCAGCGCTGCACCCGGCGGTTAACTTCCCCAGGACCGAGAAAGGATTGTTCGCGACCAGCGCGGAGGCGCTGCACGACCTCGTCGAGTACGTACCGTTCGTGAACGACCTGCTCAAGTACCGGGCCTTGGACAAGCTACTGGAGACGTTCCTCAACAAACTCGATCGCGGGGTCGTTCATTCGTCTTTCGGGGTACTCGCCCGGTCGGGCCGGACGTCGTCCTTCGGCGAATTGAACGCCCAGAACCTGCCGAAGGATGACCGCATCCGCAACTGTTTCGTACCGTCGAAGGGGCACGTGTTCCTGGACCACGACTACTCGACTATTGAACTGGCCGCATTGGCCCAAGCGTGTGTCTCTCAGTTCGGCTGGAAATCGGAAATGGCAACACGCATCAACGCCGGCGACGACCTCCACCAGGTGTTCGCCGGCTTTGTAACCCGCAAGCCGCAAGAGGAAGTGACAGCGTCTGAGCGCGCCCGCGTTAAGCCGATTAACTTCGGAAAGCCCGGCGGCATGGGACCGCGATCGCTCCAGACCTACGCGAAGATGACGTACGGGATCGAGTACACCGAGCATGAAGTCGCGGAACTGTCCGAGCAGTGGCTCGACCTCTTCCCGGAAATGCGCGAGTTTCTCAAGGACACGGTCGATACCCCGCTCGAACTCGCCCGTGCGCTGGACCTGACCCTGGTGGGCCACCATGAACACACCGACGACGACCGGATGCTGCGCCACCCGCAGAACGCCGGGCAGGGGCACCGCCCCAACCCGATCCTGGGGATGATGTGTCTCAGGGCACTCGGCAGTGACGACCCTCGGACGGTGAAGGGTAAACCGTACACGCCCGCGTGCGTGGATTACTTCTGGACCAAACTCGGGCACCTCACCGAGGGACTGCCGGAGAAATTCGCAAAGGCGATCCGCGAGCGGACGCCGTCGAAGGCACTCCAGCGGTTCGTTTCGTCGCATGTCGGGCGCGCCGGAGTATTCGTTCTCACCGGCCGTATGCGAGCCGCGGCTGGTTACACCGCGCGGCACAACACCATTTTCCAGGGACTGACCAGCGACGGTGCCAAGATCGCTTTGTGGAAAGTTTGGCGGAAGGACTACAAGATCGCCAATTTCATCCACGACCAGATCCTGGTCGAAGTTCCCGCCACGGACGACCTGAAGGAGCACGCCGAGCGAATCAAGAAGTTGATGATCAAGGGCATGAAGGAAGTTCTCCCGGACGTGAGGATCGACGTCAAATACGCAGCCACCGACCGCTGGCGGAAGAAGGCCGAGGCCGTCTTCGACGAACAGGGACGGCTCCGCTTGTGGCACCCGAAGAAAGATCGGACGGTATCTCCACGTTCTGCGCAACGGAGCGAGAAGCAAAAGAGCGTGTCGGTGAGGGCATCTGGCTGACACAATATCGCCGAGTTGAGCGTCGAAGCCGAATTCCGGATTCGCACTGTCTTTCGTAACTATAATTTAGCAAATTTTAACAATTTAATACTTGGACGGCAACCTTCACCGCATTGATCCCAGCCGAACTTAGTGGCAGCAAGCAAAAAGCGCTTTTTTAAATCGAATCACCGAGAAGAAGTGGGTTCTGCGGGGAATCGGACCGGCTCTACCGAGAGGCCGATTACCCGAGCACGGGGTGGATGGCACACCCAGGGGCGGTCAAGATCATGGTGGCGTGCCTGCGCGAAGATACGGGCGATCGGCACTGCCCTGACCGATTGGAATAACGGTCCCAGTAATCCAGACCCGGCTCAGTTCGCTACGCTAAACAAGTATCTGATCGGACCAGGGCCAGAGCTACTTGATACCCGGTATCGAGCGGATCGCGGCTATCGCGGACGGTAACGGGGGGCGGAAGCGGCGGGGAACGAAGTATCCGTCGGGACGAGCAGAAATTCAATTTTTGACAGTTGTCCACACGGCACTGGGTAAAATTCCTCACTCGCCTATCCCCACCGTCTCGTCGGTCTTCGCATTATAAAAGTGCACCCCGTGCCCATTCGATCCGTGTCCCACTTCGTTTGGCAGGTGCTCCGAGCCGCAAAGCGTAGTAAAAAGCATTTGACCGGTCGTGCCCCTGCGAATTTCGCCGAGTCGTCATTCAAAAGATGGCGGTTTCCTGGCCGCGTTAGTGGAGGAGGGACTACTGGTTCGTGTGACCGGCACTGCGGAAATCCCATTCGAGGCCACGTACGCTCTCACGGAATAAGGGGGAGTTCGCGGCCGAGTACGGGGAGTGTGAGTACCAGCCGAAGCGAAGCGTCACCGCATCTCCAGCGCCCCCGGTTCCGCTTCCCACCACACCCAAGGGCAAAAAGAAGCGGTAGTGTTCCCTCCGCGTTCTACTCAACGATCAGAAATCAACTCCGATAACGGCGAGCCACGTCAGGAAGTTCACGACGGCGGACAGACCCACCAAGAAGCTTCCTACTATCGCGGCCAGAAACCTACGTCGCGTTGCCACCACCAGAGCCACGGCGAGGCAGAGGTGTGCGATCAGCAAGCCATTGAGCACAGCGCGGGAGAAGTTTTCCCCTCGCAATCGATCGCGTCCCCTTTTGTTTGGAGTGTCCACTGCACAATTCATTGCCACGGTGATCGCAGGGAGGAGCACCTGCCCGAACAGGAGCAGGAGGGTTGCCCAATCTCGCAAGGACCAGTTCATTGCCCACCCCGAGAGGCGCAAAAGCCTTTTAACTCCCGAACCGTGAACACGGGCCATACTTC
The Gemmata palustris DNA segment above includes these coding regions:
- a CDS encoding DNA polymerase, coding for MIDWERHWITPAYIIGAAFDGKQGYFVSREHVAAFWNAHDEAGAVFHNAAFDLDVIRLVAPELDVYAKVDADLVWDTWLLHRLYALAIEGHTAGNEGQATLEACAERYLDINLPKDVIDDSGQLVRTSYGQWLNKPLAKMSAVYLEYLAKDAIATRQVFKRLTKKIDELLGDCRGVWGYVSDEWSHECRERWGPLTHHIQLRAAIVLKEITRNGLHIDLARRDEAVPMLKAQRDEVESHLRDQGVLTKGKGSQKALQTKLQKLAALHPAVNFPRTEKGLFATSAEALHDLVEYVPFVNDLLKYRALDKLLETFLNKLDRGVVHSSFGVLARSGRTSSFGELNAQNLPKDDRIRNCFVPSKGHVFLDHDYSTIELAALAQACVSQFGWKSEMATRINAGDDLHQVFAGFVTRKPQEEVTASERARVKPINFGKPGGMGPRSLQTYAKMTYGIEYTEHEVAELSEQWLDLFPEMREFLKDTVDTPLELARALDLTLVGHHEHTDDDRMLRHPQNAGQGHRPNPILGMMCLRALGSDDPRTVKGKPYTPACVDYFWTKLGHLTEGLPEKFAKAIRERTPSKALQRFVSSHVGRAGVFVLTGRMRAAAGYTARHNTIFQGLTSDGAKIALWKVWRKDYKIANFIHDQILVEVPATDDLKEHAERIKKLMIKGMKEVLPDVRIDVKYAATDRWRKKAEAVFDEQGRLRLWHPKKDRTVSPRSAQRSEKQKSVSVRASG